One Bufo gargarizans isolate SCDJY-AF-19 chromosome 4, ASM1485885v1, whole genome shotgun sequence DNA window includes the following coding sequences:
- the LOC122933822 gene encoding zinc finger protein 260-like encodes MDRKEISKSILDFTFKIISLLSGEDYTIVKKTSGKIPIIHKSEVWTLITEPPPLIHEQKILELTHKIIELLTGEVPVRYQDVAVYFSMEEWEYIEGHKDLYKEAMMEAPRPLISPDGSRRRNPPERCPRPLYSQDCPEGKFPENHQMTNQGEDVTDIKVEDEEERMMGDPPCKSEVEQDIPVHVTTGGPIRRNQPEKYPSSPCSVNYPVENPLCFINDTQLGNHQRGHTRENSYLCSECKKCFITKEKLRYHQKIHKRGKTFARSKCGKSLIKKSVLVIHKKIHTGEKPYSCSGCQKCFQNKSVFVRHQRIHTGEKPFTCSECGKCFTHKSNLVTHERIHIGSNPYSCPECEKSFTSKSSLVRHQKNHTGERSYICSECGKCFVTKDNLKLHERYHRGEKSYSCSECGKCFVTKNKLKLHHRTHTGEKPYSCSECGQCFTHKSNLVTHKRIHTGSKPYSCPECGKSFTSKSGLVRHKRTHTGEKPYPCSECGKCFASKSDLVKHQKRHTGERSYSCSECGKCFVTKDGLKLHERHHGGEKSYSCLECGKCFLTKDKLKRHLRTHTGEKPYSCSECVKCFVSKAYLLVHQRSHTGEKPYSCSECGKCFSRKSNLVTHQRIHTGEKPYSCSECGKRFAKKSHLDTHQRIHTEQKPYLCSECGKCFTQKANLVAHQRTHTREKPYACSECGKCFTQKVNLVAHQRIQTKKRGYIHVQNVENVLQIRSSHT; translated from the exons gattacaccatagtgaagaagacatcggggaaGATTCCCATTATCCATAAATCAGAAGTGTGGACCctcatcacagagcctccccccctgatacatgagcagaagatcctagaactcacccacaagataattgagctgctgactggagag gttcctgtaaggtATCAGGATGTGgcggtctatttctccatggaggagtgggagtatatagaaggacacaaggatctgtacaaggaggccatgatggaggctccccGGCCTCTGATATCACCAG atggatccaggaggagaaatccccccgagagatgtccccgtcctctgtattcccaggactgtccagaggggAAGTttccagagaaccatcag atgacaaatcagggggaagatgtgactgatattaaagtggaggatgaagaagagcggatgatgggcgatcccccgtgtaagagtgaggtggagcaGGACATTCCAGTCCAcgtgaccacag GTGGACCTATTAGGAGAAATCAACCAGAGAAATATCCCAGCTCTCCGTGTTCTGTTAATTACCCAGTGGAAAATCCTTTATGTTTTATTAATGACACCCAACTTGGGAATCATCAGAGAGGTCACACAAGGGAGAATTcatatttatgttcagaatgtaagAAATGTTTCATTACTAAAGAAAAACTTAGgtatcatcagaaaattcacaaaaGGGGGAAGACATTCGCACGTTCCAAGTGTGGgaaatctttaataaaaaaatcagttcttgttattcataaaaaaattcacacaggggagaagccatattcatgttcaggatGTCAGAAATGTTTTCAAAATAAATCAGTTTTTGtaagacatcagagaattcacactggtGAGAAACCATttacatgttcagaatgtgggaaatgttttacacacaaatcaaatcttgttacacacGAGAGAATTCACATAGGATCAAATCcatattcatgtccagaatgtgagaAATCTTTTACAAgcaaatcaagtcttgttagacatcagaaaaatcacacaggagagaggtcGTACatctgctcagaatgtgggaaatgttttgttaCTAAAGACAACCTCAAGCTTCACGAGAGATATCACAGGGGAGAGAAgtcgtattcatgttcagagtgtggaAAATGTTTTGTTACTAAAAACAAGCTCAAGCTTCATCACCGAacgcacacaggagagaagccatattcatgttcagaatgtgggcaaTGTTTTAcacataaatcaaatcttgttacacacaagagaattcacacagggtcgaagccatattcatgtccagaatgtgggaaatcttttacaAGCAAATCAGGTCTTGTTAGACataagagaactcacacaggagagaagccgtatccgtgctcagaatgtgggaaatgttttgcaagtaaatcagatcttgttaaacatcagaaacgtcacacaggagagaggtcgtactcatgctcagaatgtgggaaatgttttgttaCTAAAGACGGCCTCAAGCTTCACGAGAGACATCACGGGGGAGAGAAGTCGTATTCATGTTTAGAGTGTGGAAAATGTTTTCTTACTAAAGACAAACTCAAGCGTCAtctaagaactcacacaggagagaagccatattcatgttcagaatgtgtgaAGTGTTTCGTTTCTAAAGCCTACCTCCTAgttcatcagagaagtcacacaggagagaagccatattcatgctcagaatgtgggaaatgtttcagcAGAAAgtcaaatcttgttacacatcagagaattcacacaggagagaagccatattcatgttcagaatgtgggaaacgttttgcaaaaaaatcacatcttgatacacatcagagaattcacacggaacagaagccatatttatgttctgaatgtgggaaatgttttacacaaaaggcaaatcttgttgcacatcagagaactcacacaagagagaagccatatgcatgttcagaatgtggaaaatgctttACACAAAAGGTGAATCTTgttgcacatcagagaattcaaaCAAAAAAGAGAGgttatattcatgttcagaatgtggaaaatgttttacagatcAGATCTAGTCATACATAA